The Ignavibacteriota bacterium genome contains a region encoding:
- a CDS encoding MFS transporter, which produces MRIATKPHPLHKQRFGWYMYDWANSAFAVTILAALFGPYLDKVVVPASGYVLPLIGTTPLSATSLYGYALGISAFAVLLSSPVLGAIADAGSSRKRFLAVFAILGSTASTLFFLVGQGDVALALGLFLVANFSFVSGNVFYDSFLPHLAGPEEQDAVSARGYAYGYAGGGLLFILHLLLVQFHDAVGISDVTMALRISLGSVGLWWAGFSLITFHHLREDHHDGVRQSWSALARAGFARVARTAGIVGRMRQLVLFLLAFMVYNDGIQTVIAMATVYGSDELHFDTLTLMGCLLMVQLVGVAGSQMFARISKRTGTKNAILLSLLIWTAVVVYAYFMSQPFEFWILGGVVGLVLGGSQALSRSLYSSIIPVEAAAEFFGFFSVFEKFSAIWGPIVFAVVRQTTGSSRDSIISLVVFFLVGGIALLFLNLKAARAESVVLADKIAGV; this is translated from the coding sequence ATGAGGATCGCGACGAAGCCCCATCCGCTGCACAAGCAGCGTTTCGGATGGTACATGTACGATTGGGCGAACTCCGCCTTCGCCGTGACAATACTCGCCGCCCTGTTCGGTCCCTATCTCGACAAGGTTGTTGTTCCCGCAAGCGGATACGTCCTTCCGCTGATCGGCACAACGCCGCTGAGCGCGACGTCGCTGTACGGATACGCGCTGGGGATTTCCGCCTTTGCCGTCCTGCTCTCGTCCCCCGTGCTCGGCGCCATTGCCGACGCCGGTTCCTCGCGCAAACGTTTCCTCGCCGTCTTTGCCATCCTGGGATCGACCGCATCCACTTTGTTCTTCCTCGTCGGGCAGGGCGACGTGGCGCTTGCGCTCGGCCTCTTTCTGGTGGCCAACTTCAGCTTCGTCTCAGGCAACGTGTTTTACGACTCCTTCCTGCCGCATCTCGCGGGACCCGAGGAACAGGACGCCGTCTCCGCGCGCGGGTATGCGTACGGCTACGCCGGCGGCGGGCTGCTCTTTATCCTGCACCTGCTGCTCGTGCAGTTCCACGACGCCGTGGGCATCAGCGATGTCACCATGGCGCTTCGTATCTCGCTCGGCAGCGTCGGCCTCTGGTGGGCGGGCTTCTCCCTCATCACCTTCCATCATTTGCGGGAGGACCACCACGACGGCGTCCGGCAATCGTGGAGCGCGCTCGCAAGGGCCGGCTTTGCGCGTGTCGCGCGCACCGCGGGTATCGTCGGAAGAATGAGGCAGCTCGTGCTGTTCCTGCTTGCGTTCATGGTGTACAACGACGGCATACAGACCGTGATCGCGATGGCCACGGTGTACGGCAGCGACGAGTTGCATTTCGACACTCTCACACTCATGGGCTGCCTGCTCATGGTGCAACTTGTCGGTGTTGCTGGCTCGCAGATGTTTGCACGGATATCCAAACGCACTGGGACAAAAAACGCGATCCTGCTCTCGCTGCTGATCTGGACCGCAGTGGTGGTATACGCCTACTTCATGAGTCAGCCCTTCGAATTCTGGATACTCGGCGGCGTTGTCGGACTTGTACTCGGCGGCAGCCAGGCGCTGTCGCGTTCGTTGTACAGCTCCATCATTCCAGTGGAAGCAGCCGCGGAGTTTTTTGGTTTCTTCTCGGTGTTCGAAAAGTTCAGCGCGATATGGGGGCCCATCGTGTTTGCAGTCGTACGTCAGACCACCGGATCCTCGCGCGACTCCATCATTTCGCTTGTCGTCTTCTTCCTCGTCGGCGGCATCGCGCTGCTCTTCCTGAACCTCAAAGCCGCGCGGGCCGAAAGCGTGGTTCTGGCGGACAAGATAGCGGGCGTCTGA
- a CDS encoding N-glycosylase/DNA lyase, with protein sequence MTSIDTAHIDELRGIHTEVRARARARLKEFRAVPRERYFYELCFCLMTPQSSAVQCFAVAEELERRGFLEAAFDAAPLLRSHAGGYVRFHNTKARHLAEARENFAAVLHLLDTIPQAKDVRDALVADISGLGMKEASHFLRNIGRPGCTIVDRHILRNLVRVGALDEWPRSISRTRYLQIEEIFEDLAAQCGIPPDELDLVLWSRETGAILK encoded by the coding sequence ATGACATCCATCGACACAGCACACATAGACGAATTGCGCGGAATACACACGGAGGTGCGCGCACGCGCGCGCGCGCGGCTGAAGGAATTCCGTGCTGTGCCGCGCGAGCGGTACTTCTACGAATTGTGTTTCTGTCTGATGACACCGCAGAGCAGCGCCGTGCAGTGTTTCGCTGTCGCGGAAGAACTCGAACGCCGCGGATTCCTCGAGGCGGCTTTCGATGCAGCTCCGCTGCTGCGGTCACACGCGGGCGGGTACGTTCGTTTCCACAATACGAAGGCGCGGCATCTCGCCGAGGCGCGCGAGAATTTTGCGGCCGTGCTGCACCTGCTCGACACGATTCCACAGGCCAAGGATGTGCGCGACGCGCTTGTCGCCGACATCAGCGGGCTCGGCATGAAGGAGGCCAGTCACTTCCTGCGGAACATCGGACGCCCCGGCTGCACCATCGTCGACAGGCACATACTGCGCAACCTCGTGCGTGTCGGCGCGCTCGACGAGTGGCCGCGCAGCATCTCACGCACGCGGTATTTGCAGATCGAGGAAATCTTCGAAGATCTTGCCGCGCAGTGCGGCATTCCTCCCGACGAACTCGATCTCGTGTTGTGGAGCCGGGAGACCGGGGCTATTTTAAAATGA
- a CDS encoding A/G-specific adenine glycosylase, translating into MTAAGVPRGGTDRRASTLHRLLLRWYRKHGRPLPWRIEGDPYRVLVSEIMLQQTQVARVLPVFDAWMERFPDPAALAAASKRDVLLAWAGLGYNRRALHLHEAARILTLEHAGRVPDDIEALRRLPGVGRYTAHALACFAFRKRAAVVDVNVRRIFSRLSVRRSDRHDLMQEKDSWTLAELWLPARAYYDWNQALMDLGAMVCTASSPSCGECPLRGVCPSAGRIGATPRSGRGDGTVPRRIHRGRVLALLRSYPGHSAPLLEVGRSLVEDFSVLHIPWLMDIVATLQKDGLIEAWKHGVSFVIKAEETLPSTRACSTIQIRLPE; encoded by the coding sequence ATGACGGCGGCCGGCGTCCCGCGCGGCGGCACCGACAGACGCGCGTCGACGCTGCATCGGCTGCTCCTCCGCTGGTATAGGAAACACGGGCGTCCGCTGCCCTGGCGCATCGAGGGCGATCCCTATCGCGTTCTTGTAAGCGAGATCATGCTGCAGCAGACACAGGTGGCGCGTGTGCTCCCCGTCTTCGATGCGTGGATGGAGCGCTTCCCCGATCCCGCGGCCCTCGCAGCGGCATCGAAGCGCGACGTGTTGCTCGCATGGGCGGGACTCGGGTACAACCGCCGCGCCCTGCACCTCCACGAAGCGGCACGGATACTCACGCTGGAACACGCGGGACGGGTGCCCGACGACATCGAGGCCCTGCGCCGACTGCCGGGAGTGGGCCGATACACCGCTCACGCGCTCGCATGTTTCGCCTTCCGCAAGCGCGCGGCGGTGGTGGATGTGAATGTGCGTCGGATTTTCTCGCGCCTCTCGGTACGACGAAGCGACAGACATGATCTTATGCAGGAAAAGGATTCGTGGACGCTGGCCGAACTGTGGCTTCCCGCCCGCGCCTACTACGATTGGAATCAGGCGCTGATGGATCTTGGCGCCATGGTCTGTACCGCGTCATCACCCTCGTGCGGAGAGTGTCCGCTGCGCGGTGTATGCCCGTCCGCGGGACGGATCGGCGCAACGCCGCGGTCCGGACGCGGCGACGGAACGGTGCCGCGGCGCATCCATCGCGGACGCGTCCTTGCGCTGCTGCGGTCGTATCCGGGGCACAGCGCACCGCTGCTCGAGGTGGGCCGTTCACTCGTCGAGGATTTTAGCGTGCTGCACATTCCATGGCTTATGGACATCGTGGCGACCCTTCAGAAGGACGGACTCATCGAAGCGTGGAAGCACGGAGTTTCTTTTGTAATCAAAGCCGAGGAGACCCTTCCGTCCACACGCGCGTGTTCCACGATACAGATCCGGCTCCCGGAATGA
- a CDS encoding BC10 family protein encodes MCVPHVCRYRVIDSRRAIWYFSHPNNLLFLHSFTIRVDPCPYCMTSLQRRTRRQAQR; translated from the coding sequence ATTTGCGTCCCGCATGTTTGCCGGTACAGGGTAATTGACTCTCGGCGCGCCATTTGGTACTTTTCCCATCCCAATAATCTTCTCTTCCTTCACTCTTTCACCATAAGGGTTGATCCATGTCCTTACTGTATGACAAGCTTGCAGCGGCGTACGCGGCGGCAGGCGCAGAGGTAA
- a CDS encoding putative metal-dependent hydrolase, protein MIDAGQRADYARAIRQLPSFAREAVHGFTEEQLDTRYREGGWTIRQVLHHLADSHANAYIRFRLILTEDNPTLKPYDQDLWAALSDAAHAPIAASLAMLEGIHDRWSRLIETLDEAALERTAFHPENGTMTAMDVLRTYARHGEHHVRQISDCRMVKGW, encoded by the coding sequence ATGATCGACGCAGGACAGCGGGCCGATTACGCGCGCGCCATTCGCCAACTACCTTCTTTTGCGCGTGAAGCAGTGCACGGTTTCACCGAGGAACAACTTGACACACGCTACCGCGAGGGGGGCTGGACAATACGGCAGGTGCTCCATCACCTCGCCGATTCCCACGCAAATGCCTACATCCGCTTCCGGCTCATCCTCACCGAGGACAATCCGACCTTGAAGCCCTACGATCAGGATCTGTGGGCCGCGCTGTCCGATGCCGCGCACGCTCCCATCGCAGCTTCGCTCGCGATGCTCGAAGGGATACACGACCGCTGGTCGCGCCTCATTGAGACGCTTGATGAAGCGGCCCTCGAGCGCACGGCCTTTCATCCTGAGAATGGAACGATGACGGCCATGGATGTGCTGCGGACCTATGCGCGGCACGGCGAGCATCACGTGCGGCAAATCTCGGATTGCCGGATGGTCAAGGGGTGGTAG
- a CDS encoding ABC transporter ATP-binding protein — protein MMQTPRDTEQAAPSLVFEDVCFGFRTEDVVSKLSFSVNPGELLCIVGPNGAGKTTLLRLATGYITPRAGRVSLDGRDVSSYSALERAKRIALVPQSEPHTFAFTVRELVLLGRYPHAAGLGFESEDDTAACDAALRATQLASLARRPVTHLSGGEQHRAAIARVLAQDTPLLLLDEPSAHLDLRHRIALFELLRELCSRGRCAVCVTHDLQFAASYATRVALLVGGTIREIGAPGDVLKESLLSSAFEAPVRVYRDENDGLIVVPGAAPAASDFIGSDSRDILT, from the coding sequence ATGATGCAAACACCCCGTGATACAGAACAGGCCGCGCCGTCGCTCGTCTTCGAGGATGTGTGTTTCGGTTTCCGCACCGAAGACGTCGTGTCGAAACTCTCCTTCTCCGTGAATCCTGGGGAGCTGCTGTGTATCGTGGGACCCAACGGCGCGGGCAAGACGACGCTCCTGCGGCTCGCCACAGGATACATCACGCCGCGAGCCGGACGCGTGTCGCTCGACGGCAGGGACGTGTCCTCTTATTCCGCCCTCGAACGAGCGAAACGCATCGCCCTCGTGCCGCAGAGTGAACCGCACACATTCGCGTTTACCGTCCGCGAACTGGTCCTTCTCGGCCGTTATCCGCACGCGGCGGGCCTTGGCTTCGAAAGCGAGGACGACACCGCCGCCTGCGACGCGGCGCTGCGCGCGACACAGCTTGCTTCACTCGCGCGCCGGCCTGTCACACATCTTTCCGGAGGCGAACAGCATCGCGCCGCTATCGCGCGCGTCCTGGCGCAGGACACCCCACTGCTGCTGCTCGATGAGCCGAGCGCGCACCTCGATCTCCGCCACCGCATCGCGTTGTTCGAGCTGCTGCGCGAGCTCTGCAGTCGCGGGCGCTGCGCGGTATGCGTGACACACGATCTGCAGTTCGCCGCTTCCTACGCGACACGGGTGGCCCTGCTCGTCGGCGGCACGATACGCGAGATTGGCGCGCCGGGCGACGTGCTGAAGGAATCACTCTTGAGTTCCGCGTTCGAGGCCCCCGTGCGTGTGTACCGCGACGAAAACGACGGCCTGATAGTGGTGCCCGGCGCCGCGCCCGCTGCCTCCGATTTCATCGGGAGCGATTCGCGTGATATTTTGACATGA
- a CDS encoding (deoxy)nucleoside triphosphate pyrophosphohydrolase, whose product MSMYGDSEAPVRVAAGIIKKGNDVLLCQRGINHRYGLKWEFPGGKSYPDESMAECLERELDEELGIVPTVARELKTVQADYFDGGKFLITFFLVTDFTGEIRNKVFERVEWVPVDRVAEYDMLEGSFPILPYLQA is encoded by the coding sequence ATGTCCATGTACGGAGACAGTGAAGCCCCGGTTCGTGTGGCGGCTGGCATCATAAAAAAAGGCAATGATGTCCTTTTATGTCAGCGCGGCATCAATCACCGTTATGGTTTGAAGTGGGAATTTCCCGGGGGGAAATCGTACCCCGACGAAAGCATGGCGGAATGCCTCGAACGGGAGCTGGACGAGGAACTTGGAATCGTCCCGACTGTCGCGCGGGAGCTCAAGACGGTGCAGGCCGATTATTTCGACGGCGGGAAGTTTCTCATCACTTTTTTCCTCGTGACCGATTTTACCGGCGAGATACGCAACAAGGTATTTGAACGCGTGGAATGGGTGCCGGTCGACCGCGTGGCGGAATACGACATGCTCGAGGGCTCCTTCCCCATTCTTCCCTACCTCCAAGCGTAA
- the nusB gene encoding transcription antitermination factor NusB: protein MTTHTHGRQTTRRDVRERAMQVLYAYEISQEPIEMLMETIAGIELDSEPELYTFAQQLVYSVLNHRHESDPVIKRLTANWDFERIAVLDRILLRMGFCEFMYFSDIPVKVTINEYVDIAKRYSTNKSSGFLNGMLDAVLQDLRGQGLVTKTGRGIIGA, encoded by the coding sequence ATGACGACACACACACACGGCAGACAGACAACCAGGCGCGATGTGCGCGAGCGGGCAATGCAGGTGCTCTACGCGTACGAGATTTCGCAGGAGCCCATCGAAATGCTGATGGAAACCATCGCGGGCATCGAGCTGGACTCCGAACCGGAACTGTACACCTTCGCGCAGCAGCTTGTCTACTCCGTTCTGAACCATCGGCACGAAAGCGATCCCGTGATCAAACGTCTGACGGCGAACTGGGATTTCGAGCGTATCGCCGTGCTCGACCGCATCCTGCTTCGGATGGGCTTCTGCGAGTTCATGTACTTTTCCGACATTCCCGTCAAGGTTACCATCAACGAGTACGTCGACATCGCGAAGCGCTACAGCACTAACAAAAGCAGCGGCTTCCTGAACGGCATGCTCGACGCGGTGCTTCAGGACCTGCGCGGCCAGGGCCTTGTGACCAAGACCGGCCGCGGGATAATCGGCGCGTAG